Proteins co-encoded in one Aspergillus flavus chromosome 2, complete sequence genomic window:
- a CDS encoding putative elongation of fatty acids protein — MAIESFPIPSLDRPFGVHLWPHFSRAFELVAGYPADEFKFVVGTTPMSTLRETSIFVAVYYTIIFGGREVMRNRAPFKLRSLFLVHNFYLTAISAILLALYIEELVPTVFRRGIFYAICHRDGGWTNRLVVLYYLTYLTKYLELLDTIFLFLKKKPLTFLHCYHHGATAVLCYTQLIGNTAVSWVPITLNLLVHVVMYWYYFQSARGIRIWWKEWVTRLQIIQFVIDLGFVYFASYTYFTSEYFPWMPNAGHCAGEEFAAFAGIIVISSYLALFILFYFATYNKDGKPPSTRRTLRRMSQAEVNPKATGSKTGNASVRARKVPA, encoded by the exons ATGGCTATAGAGTCGTTTCCCATTCCATCTCTCGACAGACCTTTTGGTGTGCACCTATGGCCTCACTTCAGCAGAGCCTTCGAACTTGTTGCAGGTTACCCTGCTGATGAATTCAAGTTTGTTGTGGGGACCACTCCTATGTCAACGCTTAGGGAGACATCGATCTTTGTGGCTGTTTATTACACAATCATCTTTGGGGGCCGTGAAGTGATGCGGAACCGAGCCCCGTTCAAACTAAGGTCGCTGTTTCTGGTCCACAACTTCTACCTCACGGCTATCAGTGCCATTCTGCTCGCGCTTTATATAGAGGAGCTCGTTCCTACCGTCTTTCGAAGAGGCATTTTCTACGCCATATGTCATCGGGACGGTGGCTGGACGAACCGCCTAGTTGTTCTATACTAC TTGACATACTTAACTAAATACCTCGAGCTTCTTGATACCATATTCTTGTTTCTCAAGAAAAAGCCACTGACATTCCTCCACTGCTACCACCATGGAGCGACAGCCGTTCTGTGCTACACACAGCTGATCGGTAACACAGCTGTTTCATGGGTCCCCATCACGCTGAACTTGCTAGTTCATGTTGTTATGTACTGGTACTACTTCCAAAGTGCTCGTGGCATCCGCATTTGGTGGAAGGAGTGGGTGACCCGTCTTCAAATCATACAGTTTGTCATCGACTTGGGCTTCGTATATTTTGCCTCTTACACCTACTTTACCTCGGAATATTTTCCCTGGATGCCGAACGCCGGCCACTGCGCGGGAGAGGAGTTCGCCGCGTTTGCGGGTATTATCGTGATCAGCTCCTACCTtgctctcttcatcctgttcTACTTTGCCACATACaacaaggatggcaagccTCCCAGTACCCGCCGAACTCTCCGACGCATGTCCCAAGCAGAGGTAAACCCCAAAGCTACGGGCAGCAAGACCGGCAATGCCTCGGTTCGGGCTCGGAAAGTTCCAGCGTAA
- a CDS encoding RING finger domain protein: protein MESIPGYSASPGRPRSSDNASTRHEGASRPDTSTSPTIESMEDNETVFLNKPSSSEGNVSGAAPIQTSHPVDTSNDEPRKCWICYTDETEDSPLNTEWRSPCPCALTAHEACLLDWLADLENPRSRKRNGRNAKMMCPQCKSEIVVSRPRSYIVDTVRMLERVAGRLVLPGMVFTLAGTVWAGCCAHGVYSMYFVFGPEDARQLLEESADGPWNSSLNLGLPLIPLVLIFSRTRYAEGLLPAIPVLFFATHNPGHDPDFDLWPPSAAMTFAALPYVKSFYSTIYERLFGKLERRWIAEVQPRQSDVNEFDDNAPPEHPEADPPRDDGDGHILMEIDLELQVGMGDNGAGDQGQNQGAAQNGQMGLGRRDDLIHETSNLADIILGALAFPAISASMGGLLKYVLPKAWTAAPSALERSRPGLLQTRWGRSVVGGCAFVLLKDALVLYCRWKLAQTHRRRRVLNYDKAKKQVVGKR, encoded by the coding sequence ATGGAGTCAATCCCGGGCTACTCAGCCTCCCCAGGCAGACCGCGATCTTCCGATAACGCTTCTACCAGACACGAAGGAGCGTCAAGACCCGACACATCTACCTCTCCAACGATAGAATCAATGGAGGATAACGAGACTGTCTTTCTCAATAAGCCTTCGTCAAGTGAAGGCAACGTCTCCGGCGCAGCGCCGATTCAGACTTCCCACCCCGTCGATACATCAAATGACGAACCACGTAAATGTTGGATTTGCTACACTGACGAGACCGAAGACTCCCCTCTAAATACAGAATGGCGCTCCCCTTGTCCATGTGCCTTGACGGCTCACGAAGCGTGCCTACTAGATTGGCTTGCCGACTTAGAAAATCCCCGATCTCGGAAACGAAACGGCCGCAACGCAAAGATGATGTGCCCCCAGTGTAAATCCGAGATTGTCGTCTCGCGCCCACGCAGCTATATTGTCGATACGGTTCGGATGTTGGAGCGGGTTGCTGGCCGGCTGGTTCTTCCCGGGATGGTGTTCACGCTCGCGGGCACTGTCTGGGCCGGATGCTGTGCGCACGGCGTATATTCGATGTATTTTGTGTTCGGTCCGGAGGATGCCCGGCAACTCCTGGAAGAAAGCGCAGATGGACCATGGAACTCGAGTCTCAATCTTGGGCTGCCGCTCATCCCATTGGTGTTAATCTTCTCGCGGACTCGTTATGCGGAAGGTCTGCTTCCAGCTATCCCAGTACTGTTCTTCGCCACACATAACCCCGGTCATGATCCCGATTTCGATCTTTGGCCACCCAGCGCCGCGATGACGTTTGCGGCTCTCCCGTATGTCAAAAGCTTCTATAGCACCATTTACGAAAGGCTCTTTGGCAAGTTGGAAAGGAGATGGATCGCGGAGGTGCAGCCCCGGCAATCGGATGTCAACGAGTTCGACGACAATGCGCCGCCCGAACACCCGGAGGCCGACCCTCCTAgggatgatggagatggccATATCCTAATGGAAATTGATTTGGAATTACAAGTGGGAATGGGCGACAACGGGGCCGGTGATCAAGGCCAAAACCAGGGCGCTGCTCAGAATGGGCAGATGGGACTGGGCCGACGAGACGACCTGATCCACGAAACGAGCAACCTGGCTGATATCATCCTCGGGGCTCTCGCGTTTCCGGCGATATCCGCTTCGATGGGCGGGCTACTCAAGTACGTCCTACCGAAGGCATGGACGGCTGCTCCGTCCGCGTTGGAGCGTAGCCGGCCAGGACTTCTACAGACACGATGGGGGCGAAGTGTGGTCGGCGGCTGTGCCTTTGTTCTGCTCAAAGATGCATTGGTTCTGTACTGCAGATGGAAGCTGGCGCAAACCCACCGGCGACGGAGGGTGCTGAACTACGacaaagccaagaagcagGTGGTGGGTAAACGGTGA
- a CDS encoding putative phosphoglycolate phosphatase yields the protein MPTTLAIFDFDGTLFDTHESISQTIKLTFDALLPTHAPPQPEIHRLIASGAGLADTFRALHPDPATFTAQENHWIDKYRALYATHGQLLIKAFPGAQELLTELKAHHVPIAIVSNKGVAAVKTALERNGLAGYVPEELIIGDKTPGAQRKPDPASFVDVLVPVLGERFGINVVADEGVLVVGDTVADIQFARNIGGRVCWCRYGYGDREACEGLGPDYVVDSLADVVGIVKG from the coding sequence ATGCCTACAACCCTCGCCATCTTCGACTTCGACGGCACCCTCTTCGACACCCACGAATCCATCTCCCAAACCATCAAATTGACCTTCGACGccctcctccccacccacGCTCCTCCCCAGCCCGAAATCCACCGTCTCATCGCCAGCGGCGCCGGCCTCGCCGACACCTTCCGCGCCCTCCACCCGGACCCCGCAACATTCACAGCCCAAGAAAACCACTGGATCGACAAATACCGCGCCCTCTACGCCACCCACGGCCAACTCCTCATCAAAGCCTTCCCCGGTGCCCAGGAGCTCTTGACAGAACTCAAGGCCCATCATGTGCCCATCGCTATTGTCAGTAATAAGGGCGTGGCGGCGGTGAAGACGGCGTTGGAAAGGAACGGATTGGCTGGGTATGTGCCCGAGGAGCTGATTATCGGGGATAAGACGCCTGGGGCGCAGCGGAAGCCGGATCCGGCGAGTTTTGTGGATGTGCTTGTTCCCGTTCTGGGGGAGAGGTTTGGAATAAACGTGGTCGCGGACGAGGGTGTCTTGGTGGTTGGGGATACGGTGGCGGATATTCAGTTTGCGAGGAATATTGGGGGGAGGGTGTGTTGGTGTCGATATGGGTATGGGGATCGGGAGGCTTGTGAGGGGTTGGGGCCCGATTATGTGGTGGATTCTTTGGCGGATGTTGTGGGTATTGTGAAGGGGTGA
- a CDS encoding putative pterin-4-alpha-carbinolamine dehydratase (unnamed protein product) has product MLQPAPIHTLPPTDPTLTTHIPTFLSPTTTPQKMQSTIHALTTELITTAKTHDPNLTNPTMIPILRGALPMYVAAAPLFPTTTCILARCSKKKGTKEVVVEWPGRRPFPPAEDEGKIVVLDTLVATGDTVVRVCEELWEMSSGTGGARRERSVVVLCCYAAPEALERIAACPVVEYVVVAMRAERCDEHGYLVPYTHGDIGDKIYGAAWKGKQEVVVAEGEDVDCVLSGVEGLLVRNGGLWELTGDGLGIEREIRFPSFKKAWAFMQLVADAAAKYRHHPEWTNVYNKVSIRWTTHQPKGLTELDVKLAQLCDSYCET; this is encoded by the exons aTGCTCCAACCCGCCCCAATCCACACCCTCCCCCCAACCGACCCAACCCTAACCACCCACATCCCAACCTTCCTctccccaaccaccacccccCAAAAAATGCAATCCACCATCCACGCCCTCACCACCGAACTAATCACCACCGCCAAAACCCACGACCCAAATCTCACCAACCCAACCATGATCCCCATCCTCCGCGGCGCCCTCCCCATGTACGTTGCCGCGGCTCCCCTCTTCCCAACCACGACCTGCATCCTAGCCCGCTGCAGCAAGAAAAAGGGCACGAAGGAAGTGGTGGTCGAGTGGCCGGGTCGAAGGCCGTTTCCGCCGGCGGAAGATGAGGGCAAGATAGTGGTGTTGGATACGTTGGTTGCGACGGGGGATACGGTGGTTCGGGTCTGTGAGGAGCTTTGGGAGATGAGTTCTGGGACTGGTGGTGCAAGGAGGGAGAGGTCGGTGGTTGTGTTGTGTTGTTATGCGGCGCCGGAGGCGTTAGAGAGGATTGCTGCGTGTCCGGTGGTGGAGTATGTGGTTGTTGCGATGAGGGCGGAGAGGTGCGATGAGCATGGGTATTTGGTGCCGTATACTCATGGCGATATTGGGGATAAGATTTACGGGGCTGCGTGGAAGGGGAAgcaggaggtggtggtggcggagggggaggaTGTGGATTGTGTGCTTTCCGGGGTGGAGGGTTTGTTGGTTAGGAATGGGGGATTGTGGGAGTTGACGGGGGATGGCTTGGGTATTGAACGCGAGATTCGGTTTCCTTCGTTTAAGAAGGCTTGG GCTTTTATGCAGCTGGTTGCTGATGCGGCGGCCAAGTATCGTCATCATCCGGAGTGGACGAAT GTCTATAATAAGGTCTCTATACGCTGGACCACGCATCAACCGAAAGGTTTGACCGAGTTGGACGTGAAGCTGGCCCAGCTCTGTGATAGTTACTGTGAAACGTAA
- a CDS encoding putative MFS monocarboxylate transporter (unnamed protein product) codes for MATNPTAELKGTVAATGTETPEDTTRHVDHGFRAWTVVAGAWCCLFCGFGWVNAIGIFQDYYQVHQLRTYSASSISWILSLEPFILFAAGLVIGRVFDNYGPKWLLLIGTFLHVFGLMMTSISKEYYQFILAQGICSPLGASFVFYPALSCTATWFDKRRALAFGIVSSGSSLGGVVFPTMLSRLLPRIGFGWSLRISGFMVLAMLIIANLTVRSRIAPVPRPVKLTDYIGPFSEVPFILLMLAACCGFFAMFVPINYVIVEAQEDGVDRELAGYLLTILNAASLPGRILPGYLGDKLGRFNVMIAMCALSAVVLLVLWLPGTLLAPGSAAIYIVFSLLYGFASGAFVGMVPALLSQISPDVTKTGVRQGVLFTCISIASLTGSPIAGAILSRQNGTYWGLQVFAGAMMVGSVFFFVAARVVLAGFAAGKKV; via the exons ATGGCGACCAATCCTACTGCGGAGCTGAAAGGCACGGTGGCTGCCACTGGCACTGAAACTCCGGAGGATACAACAAGGCATGTGGATCACGGCTTCCGCGCCTGGACAGTCGTGGCCGGGGCATGGTGCTGTCTCTTTTGTGGTTTTGGCTGGGTGAACG CCATTGGAATCTTCCAAGATTATTACCAGGTCCATCAATTGCGGACTTATTCGGCGTCCAGCATCTCGTGGATCTTGTCTCTGGAACCGTTTATTCTCTTTGCAGCGGGACTTGTCATTGGAAGG GTTTTCGATAATTATGGCCCCAAATGGCTCCTCCTCATTGGGACGTTTCTGCATGTCTTCGGTCTCATGATGACCTCCATCTCGAAGGAGTATTATCAGTTCATTCTAGCTCAGGGTATCTGCAGCCCGCTTGGCGCCAGTTTTGTCTTCTACCCCGCGCTCTCCTGCACAGCGACCTGGTTCGATAAGCGGCGGGCCCTGGCCTTTGGGATTGTGTCTAGCGGCTCCTCACTCGGTGGGGTCGTGTTTCCAACGATGCTGTCTCGACTCCTGCCGCGGATCGGATTTGGATGGTCCCTGCGTATCTCGGGGTTCATGGTCCTGGCCATGCTGATCATTGCCAACCTGACCGTCCGGTCGAGAATTGCGCCCGTCCCACGACCTGTCAAGCTTACGGATTACATTGGCCCCTTTTCGGAGGTGCCGTTTATTCTGCTCATGCTGGCTGCCTGTTGTGGGTTTTTCGCCATGTTTGTCCCCATCAACTATGTTATTGTGGAGGCGCAGGAGGATGGCGTGGATCGTGAATTGGCTGGGTACTTGTTGACTATCCTCAATGCTGCAAG CCTTCCGGGTCGAATCCTGCCTGGTTATCTTGGGGACAAACTGGGCCGATTCAATGTCATGATTGCCATGTGTGCCCTGTCCGCCGTGGTTTTGCTGGTCTTATGGCTTCCCGGTACCCTTCTTGCCCCCGGCAGTGCAGCCATCTACATCGTCTTCAGCTTGCTGTATGGATTTGCCTCGGGGGCGTTCGTCGGCATGGTACCTGCCCTTCTGAGCCAGATCTCTCCCGACGTGACCAAGACTGGGGTTCGTCAGGGCGTTCTGTTCACTTGTATCAGTATCGCTTCGCTCACGGGGAGTCCCATTGCTGGGGCGATCTTGAGTCGACAGAACGGGACCTATTGGGGCTTGCAGGTGTTTGCGGGCGCCATGATGGTGGGAAGTGTATTCTTCTTTGTGGCGGCGAGAGTAGTCCTGGCCGGGTTTGCCGCTGGGAAAAAGGTATAG